The genomic segment GGAGCACCGCTCAGCGAGCCGTCCCAGGGTATAGCTGTCGTCACGTAAATTGCATAGTCAGTCCCACCCCTAAAGAGGTTGGCGTTGATTATCGCGTGCTTTGGAAGAGAACCGCCAAGGATTATCGAAGCGGTCTCTTTAGCAGTAACCGCTAAGTTGTTGAGCTTCACTATGTCGTTGGCGATGTCTATGACGAGCTCTCTATCGCCCCTCTCCTCCTTGAAGAAGTAGAGCATGTCACCGATGGAGCCGTCTGTTATGGCCGGGCAGAATATCGGGACGTTCCGCTTGTAGGCCCAGTAGATTACGCTTTTTTCCTTCTCCTTCCCGAGCTTCTCGTCCATGTATCTGCCAAGCTCGTAGATGAACTCGCTCGCCGTTAAAGGTCCCCTCTCGCGCTCCATCTCAAGGATTCTCTCAAAGAATGGAATCATGTACTTCTCGAATTCGATATACCTGTCGTTGGGCACGAATATGTTGCCTATCCTGTTGATGCCCTTCTCGCGCATCCTTGCATCGTTTACATTCCAGTCGCCGAGAATGAAGGGCTTTAGAGCTTTAATGAAGTCCTCCTCAACCCCTCCGGCCGTGGTTACTATAACATCCACCTTGCCCTCCTTGACGAGCCACGCTATTATTTCCCTCAGCCCTGAGGAGATTATGTTCGATGTGTAGCCAAGGAAAACCCTAACCTCTTTTCCCTCGGCCCGCTTCTTCTCTACCTTTCTCCAGATTTCTATTGCTTTTCCAAGGTGCGTGGCCTGAAAGCCTATCTTTTCATAATAATCAAGAACATCTTCAAGACTTGAAACCTCGTCAAGCCATGGGGCCCCTATTGGTGTCCCTTCAACCTCTTCGCTCTCCTTAAGGACGATGTCTTTCGGCTCGGTCATGGTTGAAAATTGGGGAGGGGAGTTATAAACCTGTGCCCCGTGTGACTAAATCCCCTTCACCTTCGTCTCAATGACCTCGTCCACGTTGCCCTTTAGGGCCTTACTGACGAGACAGTAACTGTGGGTGAGCTCCACAAGCCTTTCGGCCTTTTTGACCTCGTCCTTTGGAAGGGAGAGCTCTACCGTGATAAGCATCTTCTCAAACTTGAAACCACCGTCGCTATCCCTTGCGAGGAGTGGCTTCACCGTGACCCTTATCCCCTTCGGATTCATCCTGAGCCTCTCGCTTATACTGCTCATCGTCGTTATGAAGCACGCCGCCAGTGCCGCTGGAAGCAACTGCTCCGGCCACGTAACGTTCCCGGGCGCTCCAACCGGTGAAACGGCCAGAGGGTTGTCCACTTCGATTTCCATCCCACCTATTCGTGTTCTGGTCCTTCCGTCCCCAATCCACTCGGAAGTCGCTGAGAGAAGTTCCGCGGCCGCCTGGAAGTCAATTTCCTCCATGGTCCCACCTCCTTTTCGATATTCATTGTAACATTGAAAATAAAAACCTAACCCTCAGATACTTACCTGATTCAGGGTCTCAACACTTCCCGTTAAGGACGGAGCCTATTAGCCTCGCCGTTACAGGAACGGGAAAGACCTTCCTTGGAGCTTTGCTGAGAAGCCACTCCTCTATTTCTCTAGCCCTTGCTTTGCCCTCTTTCATCGCGGTCCCAATGTTTCGTGGTGCAACAACGTCGCCGGCAAAGAATACCCCCGCCTCCTTCAGTATCTTCTCGTTTGCACAAACGACTTCCCTTATTGGGCTCGTTGGGAGCTGGCCAATGGCGTAGGCAACCACGTCGGCATCTATTATAAAGCGCTCATCCGTCGTCACA from the Thermococcus sp. genome contains:
- a CDS encoding deoxyhypusine synthase; protein product: MTEPKDIVLKESEEVEGTPIGAPWLDEVSSLEDVLDYYEKIGFQATHLGKAIEIWRKVEKKRAEGKEVRVFLGYTSNIISSGLREIIAWLVKEGKVDVIVTTAGGVEEDFIKALKPFILGDWNVNDARMREKGINRIGNIFVPNDRYIEFEKYMIPFFERILEMERERGPLTASEFIYELGRYMDEKLGKEKEKSVIYWAYKRNVPIFCPAITDGSIGDMLYFFKEERGDRELVIDIANDIVKLNNLAVTAKETASIILGGSLPKHAIINANLFRGGTDYAIYVTTAIPWDGSLSGAPPSEGVSWGKIKAKADYVEIWADATLVFPLLVWKVMRG
- a CDS encoding OsmC family protein; amino-acid sequence: MEEIDFQAAAELLSATSEWIGDGRTRTRIGGMEIEVDNPLAVSPVGAPGNVTWPEQLLPAALAACFITTMSSISERLRMNPKGIRVTVKPLLARDSDGGFKFEKMLITVELSLPKDEVKKAERLVELTHSYCLVSKALKGNVDEVIETKVKGI